The proteins below come from a single Eucalyptus grandis isolate ANBG69807.140 chromosome 3, ASM1654582v1, whole genome shotgun sequence genomic window:
- the LOC104438497 gene encoding GTP-binding nuclear protein Ran1A isoform X1, protein MALPNQQTVDYPSFKLVIVGDGGTGKTTFVKRHLTGEFEKKYEPTIGVEVHPLDFFTNCGKIRFYCWDTAGQEKFGGLRDGYYIHGQCAIIMFDVTARLTYKNVPTWHRDLCRVCENIPIVLCGNKVDVKNRQVKAKQVTFHRKKNLQYYEISAKSNYNFEKPFLYLARKLAGDPNLHFVESPALAPPEVHIDLAAQQQHEAELAQAASQPLPDDDDDAFE, encoded by the exons ATG gctTTGCCGAATCAACAGACCGTCGATTACCCGAGCTTCAAGCTCGTTATCGTCGGCGACGGAGGCACTG GCAAGACGACTTTCGTGAAGAGGCATCTGACTGGGGAGTTTGAGAAGAAATATGAGC CGACCATTGGGGTTGAGGTTCATCCGTTGGATTTCTTCACCAACTGTGGCAAAATTAGATTTTACTGCTGGGATACTGCCGGCCAGGAGAAGTTTGGTGGACTGAGAGATGGCTACTA CATTCATGGTCAATGTGCCATCATCATGTTTGACGTCACTGCCAGGTTGACCTATAAGAACGTCCCCACATGGCATCGCGATCTCTGCAG GGTCTGTGAGAACATACCCATTGTTCTATGTGGAAACAAGGTGGATGTGAAAAACAGGCAAGTTAAGGCGAAGCAGGTTACGTTCCACAGGAAGAAGAATCTTCAATACTATGAGATTTCTGCCAAAAGCAATTACAATTTTGAGAAGCCCTTTCTCTATCTCGCCAGAAAACTTGCTGG GGACCCTAACCTTCACTTTGTGGAGTCTCCTGCTCTTGCTCCTCCGGAAGTACATATTGACTTGGCTGCCCAGCAACA GCATGAGGCGGAGCTTGCTCAAGCTGCTAGTCAGCCTCTtcccgacgacgacgacgatgcaTTCGAATGA
- the LOC104438497 gene encoding GTP-binding nuclear protein Ran1A isoform X2 produces the protein MALLNQQFKLLILGDGGTGKTTFVKRHLTGEFEKKYEPTIGVEVHPLDFFTNCGKIRFYCWDTAGQEKFGGLRDGYYIHGQCAIIMFDVTARLTYKNVPTWHRDLCRVCENIPIVLCGNKVDVKNRQVKAKQVTFHRKKNLQYYEISAKSNYNFEKPFLYLARKLAGDPNLHFVESPALAPPEVHIDLAAQQQHEAELAQAASQPLPDDDDDAFE, from the exons GCAAGACGACTTTCGTGAAGAGGCATCTGACTGGGGAGTTTGAGAAGAAATATGAGC CGACCATTGGGGTTGAGGTTCATCCGTTGGATTTCTTCACCAACTGTGGCAAAATTAGATTTTACTGCTGGGATACTGCCGGCCAGGAGAAGTTTGGTGGACTGAGAGATGGCTACTA CATTCATGGTCAATGTGCCATCATCATGTTTGACGTCACTGCCAGGTTGACCTATAAGAACGTCCCCACATGGCATCGCGATCTCTGCAG GGTCTGTGAGAACATACCCATTGTTCTATGTGGAAACAAGGTGGATGTGAAAAACAGGCAAGTTAAGGCGAAGCAGGTTACGTTCCACAGGAAGAAGAATCTTCAATACTATGAGATTTCTGCCAAAAGCAATTACAATTTTGAGAAGCCCTTTCTCTATCTCGCCAGAAAACTTGCTGG GGACCCTAACCTTCACTTTGTGGAGTCTCCTGCTCTTGCTCCTCCGGAAGTACATATTGACTTGGCTGCCCAGCAACA GCATGAGGCGGAGCTTGCTCAAGCTGCTAGTCAGCCTCTtcccgacgacgacgacgatgcaTTCGAATGA